From Vigna unguiculata cultivar IT97K-499-35 chromosome 5, ASM411807v1, whole genome shotgun sequence, the proteins below share one genomic window:
- the LOC114185407 gene encoding kinesin-like protein KIN-13B: MNGAGRQGLRSGAAGVHHQRQYSDNFLDGSSNGNRWLQSAGLQHLQSSTNQLPPLQDYNLYGGGGVQGGRMYRNAQRSFNGGTEYYVEPSTPPGGYRASMQKKNGDDLSADFSPGLLDLHSFDTELLPPEMPASNAYDGNSLYQPGRGRSFDDSEPYMLSKQTGRARAPENILKSFPAEKEKSNSVAKIKVVVRKRPMNKKELAKNEEDIIETYSNSLTVHETKLKVDLTQYVEKHEFVFDAVLNEEVTNDEVYRETVEPIVPIIFERTKATCFAYGQTGSGKTYTMKPLPLKASRDILRLMHHTYRNQGFQLFVSFFEIYGGKLFDLLNDRKKLCMREDGKQQVCIVGLQEYRVSDVENIKELIEKGNSTRSTGTTGANEESSRSHAILQLAIKRSVDGNESKPPRLVGKLSFIDLAGSERGADTTDNDKQTRIEGAEINKSLLALKECIRALDNDQGHIPFRGSKLTEVLRDSFVGNSRTVMISCISPSTGSCEHTLNTLRYADRVKSLSKGNNTKKDAISSNFNLKESTAVPLSSIAGSAYEDRTTDGWPDENEGDDFSPPEEYYEQVKPSLKKNVKMESYATTDDKLKKPSGLMKWKDLPKVEAQTTHAEDDLNALLQEEEDLVNAHRTQVEETMNIVREEMNLLVEADQPGNQLDDYITRLNAILSQKAAGILQLQTRLAHFQKRLKEHNVLVSSATGY; encoded by the exons ATGAACGGTGCAGGGAGACAGGGGCTGAGATCTGGTGCGGCGGGCGTGCACCACCAGCGCCAGTACTCCGATAACTTCCTCGATGGCTCTTCCAACGGCAACAGGTGGCTCCAATCCGCTGGCCTCCAACACCTTCAATCCTCCACCAATCAACTTCCTCCGCTTCAG GACTATAATTTATACGGCGGAGGAGGAGTGCAGGGCGGAAGAATGTACCGGAACGCGCAGAGGAGCTTTAACGGAGGGACTGAGTATTACGTGGAGCCTTCCACTCCTCCCGGTGGTTACCGTGCTTCGATGCAGAAAAAGAACGGCGATGATTTGTCCGCTGATTTCAGCCCCGGTTTGTTGGATCTGCATTCGTTCGATACCGAGCTTCTTCCTCCTGAG ATGCCAGCCTCCAATGCATATGATGGAAACTCCCTGTATCAACCTGGCCGAGGGAGAAGCTTTGATGACTCTGAACCTTACATGTTGAGCAAACAGACTGGAAGAGCTCGTGCTCCTGAAAACATATTGAAGAGTTTTCCTGCAGAAAAGGAGAAATCTAATTCTGTAGCAAAGATCAAAGTTGTG GTTCGTAAAAGACCAATGAATAAGAAAGAATTAGCAAAAAACGAGGAAGACATTATAGAAACATATTCCAATTCTTTAACAGTGCACGAGACTAAACTGAAG GTGGACTTAACTCAGTATGTAGAAAAACATGAATTTGTTTTTGATGCTGTTTTGAATGAAGAGGTTACAAATGATGAG gTGTATCGTGAAACTGTAGAGCCTATAGTTCCAATAATCTTTGAACGCACTAAGGCAACATGCTTTGCCTATGGACAAACAG GAAGTGGAAAAACTTACACTATGAAGCCACTGCCACTTAAAGCATCAAGGGACATTCTTAGATTGATGCATCATACTTACAGAAACCAGGGATTTCAATTGTTTGTGAGCTTCTTTGAAATATATGGTGGCAAACTTTTTGATCTTCTTAATGATCGAAA AAAACTTTGCATGAGGGAGGATGGTAAGCAGCAAGTTTGCATTGTGGGTTTGCAAGAGTACCGAGTATCAGATGTGGAGAACATCAAAGAACTGATTGAGAAAGGAAATTCCACTAGAAGTACAGGCACCACAGGTGCAAATGAGGAATCGTCACGGTCACATGCAATACTTCAACTTGCTATCAAGAGGTCTGTTGATGGAAATGAATCCAAACCTCCCCGTTTGGTTGGCAAGCTCTCCTTCATAGATCTTGCTGGAAGTGAACGTGGAGCAGATACCACAGATAATGACAAACAGACTAG AATAGAAGGTGCTGAAATCAATAAGAGCTTACTTGCGCTAAAGGAATGTATAAGAGCTCTTGATAATGACCAAGGACACATCCCTTTCAGAGGCAGTAAACTGACTGAAGTTCTGAGGGATTCATTTGTTGGTAACTCCCGCACAGTTATGATTTCATGCATATCACCAAGCACCGGTTCATGCGAACATACGCTGAATACATTAAGATACGCTGACAG GGTGAAAAGCTTGTCGAAAGGGAACAATACAAAGAAAGATGCTATATCATCAAATTTCAACCTTAAAGAATCAACCGCGGTTCCGTTATCTTCCATTGCTGGATCAGCCTATGAGGATCGCACAACTGATGGATGGCCAGATGAAAATGAAGGGGATGATTTTAGTCCCCCTGAAGAGTATTACGAGCAGGTGAAACCATCTTTGAAGAAAAATGTAAAGATGGAGTCATATGCTACAACTGATGACAAATTGAAGAAACCCAGTGGTCTGATGAAGTGGAAGGACCTCCCAAAAGTTGAGGCTCAAACCACACACGCTGAGGATGATTTAAATGCCCTCTTACAG GAAGAAGAGGACCTAGTAAATGCTCACCGGACACAAGTAGAGGAGACCATGAATATTGTTAGAGAG GAGATGAACCTCTTGGTTGAAGCAGATCAACCAGGGAATCAACTGGATGATTATATAACAAGACTAAATGCCATTCTTTCTCAGAAGGCTGCTGGCATCCTGCAGTTGCAAACCCGTTTAGCTCATTTTCAGAAACGTTTAAAGGAGCACAATGTTTTGGTTTCATCTGCTACCGGTTActga
- the LOC114186084 gene encoding sulfite exporter TauE/SafE family protein 3-like: MALNGSKHGWDVRVVGVIFLLFVSPSLSVSVHENPNEKTMDPTMVETREGSGFLSKVANFLWSSSGSGYQHTWPDIEFGWRIVTGTIIGFLGSAFGTVGGVGGGGIFVTMLSLIIGFDPKSATAISKCMITGGAASTVFYNLKQKHPTLDMPVIDYDLALLFQPVLVLGISIGVVFNVIFADWMITILLIIIFAGIATKALLKGIETWKKETIIKKESARQSQLNGAERTEEVAYEPLPGGPTAPNGSNHAVPEKSNQKRSLVGNIRWKALGILFTVWVVILACEIGKSHTTTCSIEYWILNILQVPVALGVTTFQAVRLYKGKTVIASKGDQQTQWRPHQLIMYSACGICAGMVGGLLGLGGGFILGPLFLELGIPPQVSSATATFAMTFSASMSVVEYYLLNRFPIPYTLYFVAVSTLAAFVGQVLVKKLVALLGRASLIIFILSGTIFVSALSLGSVGIANMIQKIEHQQYMGFENLCTYAA, encoded by the exons atGGCTCTGAATGGATCAAAACATGGGTGGGACGTGCGAGTAGTTGGagtgatttttcttctttttgtctcaCCCTCTCTTTCTGTTTCTGTTCATGAAAACCCAAATGAGAAAACCATGGATCCCACCATGGTTGAGACAAGGGAGGGTTCTGGTTTTCTTTCTAAAGTTGCGAACTTTTTGTGGAGCTCGTCTGGATCAGGATACCAACACACTTGGCCA GACATAGAATTTGGTTGGAGAATAGTGACAGGGACGATAATAGGATTCTTAGGATCTGCATTCGGAACTGTGGGAGGTGTTGGTGGCGGTGGCATATTTGTCACCATGCTTTCCCTCATCATTGGATTTGATCCAAAATCAGCCACTGCAATATCCAAAT GTATGATTACTGGTGGAGCCGCATCAACTGTTTTCTACAATTTGAAGCAAAAGCACCCAACACTTGACATGCCGGTCATTGATTACGATTTGGCACTTCTTTTCCAACCAGTGCTGGTGCTTGGAATCAGCATTGGAGTTGTCTTCAATGTTATTTTCGCTGATTGGATGATCACAATCTTGCTAATTATTATTTTCGCAG GAATTGCAACCAAGGCATTGCTAAAGGGGATTGAGACATGGAAAAAAGAAACCATTATCAAGAAG GAATCTGCTAGACAATCACAGTTAAATG GCGCCGAAAGAACTGAGGAGGTCGCATATGAGCCTCTACCAGGAGGCCCAACAGCCCCAAACGGAAGTAATCATGCGGTTCCTGAAAAATCCAACCAAAAG AGATCTCTGGTTGGGAATATTCGCTGGAAAGCACTTGGAATACTTTTCACTGTCTGGGTCGTTATACTTGCATGCGAAATTGGAAAA AGTCACACAACAACTTGTTCAATCGAGTACTGGATACTTAATATATTACAG GTCCCTGTGGCTTTAGGAGTGACAACCTTTCAGGCCGTGCGTTTATACAAAGGGAAGACAGTGATAGCGTCGAAAGGAGATCAACAAACACAATGGCGACCACACCAGTTAATTATGTATTCTGCCTGTGGCATTTGTGCTGGTATGGTTGGTGGCTTGCTTGGTCTTGGTGGAGGATTCATTTTGGGACCTCTTTTTCTCGAGTTAGGAATCCCTCCTCAG GTGTCAAGTGCTACAGCTACTTTTGCCATGACATTTTCTGCATCTATGTCAGTGGTGGAATACTACCTTTTGAATCGGTTTCCCATTCCTTATA CTCTTTACTTTGTGGCTGTATCCACTCTTGCGGCCTTTGTTGGGCAAGTTTTAGTGAAAAAGCTGGTTGCCTTGTTAGGGAGAGCATCACTCATCATTTTCATCCTCTCTGGCACCATTTTTGTCAGTGCACTATCACTAG GTAGTGTTGGCATAGCAAACATGATCCAAAAAATTGAACATCAACAGTACATGGGTTTTGAAAACCTTTGTACCTACGCGGCCTAA
- the LOC114184089 gene encoding uncharacterized protein LOC114184089, with translation MLLRETIRKSKVILHKTLRSFKSVIFGGYQKLPRSLSFNPFLGRSANARTYTSDQFYNEFYDILQSDLNRIKRGADNNSMSRSREETEDAANAEILPKESSEKIVGEVGQVEEKKSCELGKKEGVHDLAQKMKELEMMDSGDVEHVLDIEEALHYYSRLKSPVYLDIVDKFFNDMHTEFSVQDSSISVKRSKSKGRIGSIGL, from the coding sequence ATGCTGCTTAGAGAAACCATTCGCAAGAGCAAGGTTATACTTCACAAGACCCTCCGCAGTTTCAAGTCTGTCATCTTTGGAGGCTACCAAAAACTACCCAGATCTCTCTCCTTCAATCCATTCCTCGGTCGCAGTGCCAATGCCAGAACTTACACAAGCGATCAATTCTACAATGAGTTTTACGACATTCTGCAGTCTGATCTCAACAGAATAAAGAGGGGTGCCGACAACAACAGCATGAGCAGGTCCAGAGAGGAAACGGAAGATGCTGCAAACGCTGAAATCCTGCCGAAAGAAAGTTCAGAAAAGATCGTTGGTGAAGTTGGCCAAGTGGAAGAGAAGAAAAGCTGTGAACTGGGAAAGAAAGAGGGTGTTCATGACTTGGCGCAGAAGATGAAGGAATTGGAGATGATGGATAGTGGTGATGTTGAGCACGTGCTGGACATAGAAGAGGCACTTCACTACTACTCACGCCTCAAAAGTCCTGTTTATTTAGATATTGTGGACAAGTTCTTCAATGACATGCACACTGAATTTTCGGTTCAAGATTCCTCTATCAGCGTCAAACGCTCCAAGTCAAAGGGAAGAATTGGCTCAATCGGGTTGTAG